Proteins encoded by one window of Thermodesulfobacteriota bacterium:
- the lpdA gene encoding dihydrolipoyl dehydrogenase, translating into MYDVIVIGGGSGGYAASIRASQLGAKVALIEAAETGGTCVNSGCIPTKVWLRAASLLRSIKTADEFGIDASIKKIDLNTIVDRKSGVSGDIRMGMEGLLQNNGVEVIRGRAVLKNPHEIDVEGTALETKKIIIATGSSLADTDIPGLDKAAMTTDQVLEMAKVPSSILIWGTAGPIEVEMAVLMSAFGCKVYLSTETPRLLPKEDHDTSQRVAQAFREQGIEILPKLTLKSVKKSKQGYTCTLSGSKEKTLEVEKVLVSSRKPNTADMGMKEVGVKLNEEGSILVNERLETFVEGIFAIGDVTGGWMLSHASSSMAVTAAENAMGKTKIFPFHLIPRGIWTYPEVGAVGLSEEEAEKKGIDIEIGDFPYSINGLAMCRNEISGNVKIVTEARYGEILGVHIVGGHATDMIGEAVLAIQLEATTKELASSIRVHPTFSETIVDSARDVENWALYLPKR; encoded by the coding sequence ATGTATGATGTAATAGTAATAGGCGGAGGCTCCGGAGGATACGCTGCATCCATCCGTGCGTCCCAGTTGGGTGCAAAAGTTGCGTTGATTGAAGCCGCGGAAACAGGTGGTACATGCGTAAATAGCGGATGTATTCCCACCAAGGTATGGCTCAGGGCGGCCAGCCTTCTTCGCAGCATTAAAACAGCGGATGAGTTCGGAATCGATGCATCCATAAAAAAAATAGATTTAAATACTATTGTAGATCGAAAAAGCGGGGTTTCAGGTGATATTCGCATGGGGATGGAAGGGCTACTTCAGAATAACGGTGTGGAGGTGATACGTGGTCGAGCTGTTTTAAAGAATCCGCATGAGATTGATGTTGAAGGCACCGCTTTGGAAACAAAAAAAATCATCATTGCAACCGGAAGCTCGCTGGCCGACACAGATATTCCAGGACTGGATAAAGCTGCTATGACAACCGATCAGGTGCTGGAAATGGCGAAAGTTCCTTCATCCATCCTTATATGGGGTACAGCCGGGCCAATTGAAGTAGAGATGGCTGTTTTGATGAGTGCTTTTGGATGCAAGGTTTATTTATCAACGGAAACACCGAGGCTTCTTCCAAAGGAAGACCATGATACAAGCCAGCGCGTCGCCCAGGCTTTCAGAGAACAGGGTATAGAAATACTTCCAAAGCTAACTTTGAAATCAGTAAAAAAATCAAAACAGGGTTATACCTGCACACTGTCCGGTTCAAAAGAAAAAACCCTGGAGGTGGAAAAAGTTCTGGTTTCTTCCCGTAAACCGAATACAGCCGATATGGGCATGAAAGAAGTCGGTGTAAAATTAAATGAAGAAGGCAGCATCCTGGTTAATGAGAGACTTGAGACCTTTGTAGAAGGAATCTTTGCCATTGGTGATGTTACAGGCGGCTGGATGTTGAGCCATGCATCTTCATCCATGGCGGTCACGGCTGCTGAAAATGCCATGGGGAAAACCAAGATTTTCCCCTTTCACCTGATTCCTCGCGGTATATGGACATATCCCGAAGTGGGTGCTGTGGGACTTTCCGAGGAAGAAGCAGAAAAAAAGGGGATCGATATCGAGATCGGAGATTTTCCTTACTCAATTAACGGCCTTGCCATGTGCAGAAATGAAATAAGCGGTAATGTAAAAATTGTTACCGAGGCGCGGTACGGAGAAATTCTGGGTGTCCATATTGTAGGAGGGCATGCTACGGATATGATAGGCGAAGCTGTCCTGGCCATACAGCTTGAGGCTACAACCAAAGAGCTGGCCAGTAGTATTCGGGTACATCCCACATTTTCAGAAACTATAGTAGATTCGGCACGGGATGTCGAGAATTGGGCGTTGTATCTGCCAAAGCGCTGA
- the lipA gene encoding lipoyl synthase, translated as MLQNYKNGDIEVIDWGCLEYGEAFTRQMTLVDEAISGFAPDRLVFVEHPPVVTIGRSGGKEDLRISKELLHSRGVSFFQTDRGGMATFHGPGQLVAYPIVKLKEKDLHLYLERLLNAVATLLREYGLVPEFKIGEPGVWVNSCKIASVGIAVQKWVTYHGVALNVNTELEAFDLIVPCGHSEEKMTSMKQELGFSLNMVKVKKKLTEVFGKEFGYGNICNAQKKFYKYPDWLIHKAPDAGAIESMEKALQKLKLATVCQSAQCPNLGECFARGTATFMILGTNCTRKCRFCAVDKGFPQEVDQKEPERVAQAVQMLGLKYAVITSVTRDDMPDGGGSQFIRTIEQIRRLCPGVGIEILIPDFRGLLQPLKQVFDARPDVLNHNIETVPRLYPFVRPIAKYRRSLGVLEYASRQGLKVKSGLMLGLGERKKEIIQTLKDLKFAGCMYLTIGQYLAPSKNHFPVARFVPPEEFDELAETARLIGFSGVASGPLVRSSYQADQMFETGQRISKVA; from the coding sequence ATGTTACAGAATTATAAAAATGGCGATATTGAAGTAATTGACTGGGGCTGTCTGGAATATGGAGAGGCATTCACAAGACAGATGACTTTAGTTGATGAAGCAATCTCAGGATTTGCTCCGGATCGTCTCGTCTTTGTAGAACATCCTCCTGTGGTTACCATTGGGCGAAGCGGGGGTAAGGAAGACCTGCGAATTTCAAAAGAATTACTTCACAGCAGGGGCGTGTCTTTTTTCCAAACAGATCGTGGCGGCATGGCAACTTTCCACGGGCCGGGTCAGTTGGTGGCATATCCGATTGTAAAACTCAAAGAAAAGGATTTGCATCTTTATTTAGAGAGATTGCTTAACGCTGTAGCCACTTTGCTTAGAGAATATGGCCTTGTTCCTGAGTTTAAAATAGGAGAGCCGGGAGTATGGGTAAATTCCTGTAAAATAGCAAGTGTCGGTATTGCTGTGCAAAAATGGGTAACATACCATGGTGTTGCCTTGAACGTAAATACAGAGCTTGAGGCATTCGACCTTATCGTTCCCTGCGGACATTCTGAAGAAAAAATGACTTCCATGAAACAAGAGCTCGGCTTTTCTCTTAATATGGTCAAAGTGAAGAAAAAATTAACAGAAGTTTTTGGAAAAGAATTTGGATATGGCAATATCTGCAATGCGCAAAAAAAATTCTATAAATATCCAGACTGGCTGATCCATAAAGCTCCTGATGCCGGGGCCATCGAATCAATGGAGAAAGCCCTGCAAAAACTGAAACTGGCCACTGTATGTCAAAGCGCCCAATGTCCAAACCTTGGAGAATGCTTCGCACGAGGCACGGCTACCTTTATGATACTGGGCACAAATTGTACACGAAAATGCCGTTTTTGCGCAGTAGATAAAGGTTTTCCCCAGGAAGTTGATCAAAAAGAACCGGAACGTGTAGCACAGGCAGTACAAATGCTGGGTCTGAAATATGCAGTCATTACTTCCGTTACAAGGGATGATATGCCGGATGGCGGTGGATCGCAGTTTATACGCACTATCGAGCAGATTCGCAGGCTGTGCCCTGGAGTTGGGATTGAAATTTTAATTCCCGATTTCAGGGGTTTATTACAGCCGCTAAAGCAGGTTTTTGATGCCCGTCCGGATGTGCTAAACCACAACATCGAAACAGTTCCCCGCCTTTATCCTTTTGTTCGGCCTATTGCAAAATACCGGCGATCCCTGGGCGTTCTGGAGTATGCTTCCAGGCAGGGGCTTAAGGTGAAATCAGGTCTGATGCTGGGACTTGGAGAGAGAAAAAAAGAAATCATTCAAACTCTTAAAGATTTAAAATTTGCCGGTTGCATGTACCTGACCATAGGACAATACCTTGCGCCATCTAAAAACCATTTTCCGGTAGCCCGATTTGTACCGCCTGAAGAGTTTGATGAGTTGGCCGAAACCGCCCGATTAATCGGATTTTCCGGTGTAGCCTCAGGACCACTTGTACGCAGTTCTTATCAGGCGGATCAAATGTTTGAAACAGGACAGAGAATATCTAAAGTCGCATGA
- a CDS encoding cytochrome c3 family protein, translating to MKRQKKYIIAAAFLISVILSPVCHVLAAEDYWLNHEEESLGNCRECHLPHDEKIAHDAHMIVECEACHLQKIIPVKDPESKRVSWKFDGKPKEENLAGLAFAVCKENCERCHFSGNQAGAAAMVLPAKSVLCMPCHPATFSIDDATTIVSLFVFLLGIISLVSIWISGNLDGDKEMSFVTKVSKISFSIFVTLFSVRILHITKALVFDALLQRRLYRQSRSRWIIHSLILFPFVFRFSWGMVALLSSLWVPEKQLAWAMLDKNYLVDAFLFDLTGIMVISGVILAMFQRAFRKSENLPSLPKHDWPASSLIGGIIIIGFILEGMRIAMTGSPEGAHYAFIGYGISRLFAGISGLTDIYGYIWYCHAIFVGAFLAYLPFSRMLHIIIGPLVLAMNAGKGLLEK from the coding sequence ATGAAAAGACAGAAAAAATACATTATTGCAGCAGCATTTTTAATTTCGGTTATATTATCTCCGGTATGCCATGTTCTTGCTGCTGAGGATTATTGGCTCAATCATGAAGAGGAGAGCCTTGGCAATTGTCGTGAGTGCCATCTTCCCCATGACGAAAAAATAGCCCACGATGCTCACATGATAGTTGAATGTGAGGCATGCCATCTTCAAAAAATCATTCCGGTTAAGGATCCTGAATCAAAACGTGTTTCATGGAAATTTGACGGCAAACCCAAAGAAGAAAATCTTGCCGGACTGGCCTTTGCAGTATGTAAAGAGAACTGTGAGCGCTGTCACTTCAGTGGAAATCAGGCAGGGGCTGCCGCCATGGTATTGCCTGCCAAAAGCGTTTTATGCATGCCCTGTCATCCTGCCACCTTTTCGATTGATGATGCCACAACAATTGTATCTCTGTTTGTCTTTCTGCTTGGAATAATAAGTCTGGTTTCGATCTGGATATCCGGGAATCTGGACGGAGACAAAGAGATGAGTTTTGTAACAAAAGTTAGCAAGATAAGTTTTTCAATATTCGTAACACTTTTTTCTGTCAGGATATTACATATTACCAAGGCATTGGTTTTTGATGCACTTTTGCAAAGAAGGCTTTACAGGCAGTCAAGATCACGCTGGATTATTCACAGTCTTATTTTATTCCCCTTTGTATTTCGTTTTTCATGGGGCATGGTTGCTTTGCTGTCTTCACTGTGGGTACCGGAAAAGCAATTAGCATGGGCAATGCTCGACAAAAATTATCTCGTAGATGCTTTTCTCTTTGACCTGACAGGAATCATGGTCATTTCCGGTGTTATACTCGCTATGTTTCAAAGGGCCTTTAGAAAGTCCGAAAACCTTCCAAGCCTGCCTAAACACGACTGGCCGGCTTCAAGTCTCATAGGTGGCATAATCATAATCGGTTTTATTCTTGAGGGAATGCGTATTGCTATGACCGGCAGTCCTGAAGGCGCCCATTACGCATTTATCGGTTACGGTATCAGCCGCCTTTTTGCAGGTATTTCAGGTTTAACTGATATCTACGGCTATATCTGGTACTGCCATGCAATCTTTGTAGGTGCTTTTCTGGCCTATTTGCCGTTTTCCAGGATGCTGCATATTATCATTGGTCCACTTGTTCTTGCCATGAATGCAGGAAAGGGCTTGCTGGAAAAATAA